A single region of the Gemmata palustris genome encodes:
- a CDS encoding DUF2293 domain-containing protein produces MRTNDTPPTFAPGPTPNSVRAPDGTVSTIPEGWVLVPPGDAGLTRRIRAAGESWSVAEKRGRKVFSRGVWAPAATVDAVKVELEAERSTESYARRKKADAGRREKAQTEYVEEFWIAVRTFLRFSAPHAELADRLARAVADHATPVGSGTVARTKRIPVEQRAEAAVIAWMRHQTTAYDSMSIARVKGKRREVRRMLARRSQELLDRYRKGEAIPENCPLRKALGAFPQSGAA; encoded by the coding sequence ATGCGCACAAACGACACTCCCCCCACGTTCGCGCCCGGCCCGACCCCGAACTCGGTGCGGGCACCCGATGGCACGGTTAGCACGATCCCCGAAGGTTGGGTACTCGTGCCGCCCGGCGATGCGGGGCTCACGCGCCGCATCCGGGCCGCGGGCGAGAGCTGGTCCGTCGCGGAGAAGCGCGGGCGCAAGGTGTTCTCGCGCGGCGTGTGGGCACCGGCCGCGACCGTGGATGCGGTGAAGGTCGAACTCGAAGCCGAGCGCTCCACGGAATCTTACGCGCGCCGCAAGAAGGCCGACGCGGGGCGCCGCGAAAAGGCTCAGACCGAGTACGTCGAGGAATTCTGGATCGCGGTTCGCACATTCTTACGCTTCTCGGCGCCGCACGCCGAACTTGCGGACCGCCTCGCCCGTGCGGTGGCCGACCACGCCACGCCCGTCGGCAGCGGAACGGTCGCGCGCACCAAGCGCATCCCGGTCGAACAGCGCGCCGAAGCCGCCGTCATCGCGTGGATGCGGCACCAGACTACCGCCTACGACTCCATGAGCATCGCGCGCGTGAAAGGCAAGCGCCGGGAAGTCCGGCGCATGCTCGCGCGCCGGTCGCAGGAACTGCTCGACCGCTACCGAAAGGGGGAAGCCATCCCGGAGAACTGCCCGCTTCGGAAAGCGCTGGGTGCGTTCCCTCAATCCGGGGCCGCGTGA
- a CDS encoding aldo/keto reductase, translated as MEYRQLGRSGFKVPVLSLGTGTFGGGNEFFKAWGDTDAKGASHLIDVCLDAGLTMFDSADIYSNGLAEEVLGAAIKGRRDKVLISTKATFRFGDGPNNVGSSRFHLVRSCEAQLKRLGTDYIDLYQMHGFDATTPVEETLAALDDLVRAGKIRYIGCSNFSGWHLMKSLATSDCYGWSRYVAHQAYYSLVGRDYEWELMPLGIDQGVGAVVWSPLGWGRLTGKMRRGQALPKTSRLNSQISNEKGPPVADEYVYKVVDALDAVAKETGKTVPQIALNWLLQRPTVATVIIGARDEQQLRDNLGAVGWNLTPAQVAKLDAASAVTLAYPYWHQRGFVERNPSPVG; from the coding sequence ATGGAATACCGTCAGTTGGGTCGGTCGGGGTTCAAGGTTCCGGTACTCAGCCTGGGTACCGGGACGTTCGGCGGGGGGAACGAGTTCTTCAAGGCGTGGGGCGACACGGACGCGAAAGGCGCATCGCACCTCATCGACGTGTGCCTCGACGCCGGACTGACGATGTTCGACTCGGCCGACATCTACTCGAACGGTCTGGCCGAAGAAGTGCTCGGGGCCGCCATCAAAGGCCGGCGCGATAAAGTGCTCATTTCCACGAAGGCCACGTTCCGATTCGGCGACGGACCGAACAACGTCGGCTCGTCCCGGTTCCACCTCGTCCGCTCGTGCGAGGCGCAACTGAAGCGCCTCGGTACCGATTACATCGACCTCTACCAGATGCACGGTTTCGACGCGACCACCCCGGTCGAAGAAACGCTCGCGGCGCTCGACGATCTGGTGCGAGCCGGGAAGATCCGCTACATCGGGTGCTCGAACTTCTCCGGCTGGCACCTCATGAAGTCGCTAGCCACCTCCGACTGTTACGGCTGGTCGCGGTACGTCGCGCACCAAGCGTATTACTCGCTGGTGGGTCGCGACTACGAGTGGGAGTTGATGCCGCTCGGGATCGATCAGGGCGTGGGCGCGGTGGTGTGGAGTCCTCTCGGGTGGGGCCGGCTCACGGGCAAGATGCGCCGCGGACAGGCGCTCCCGAAGACGAGCCGCTTGAACAGCCAGATCAGCAACGAGAAGGGTCCGCCGGTCGCCGACGAGTACGTGTACAAGGTCGTAGACGCACTCGACGCGGTAGCAAAAGAGACTGGCAAAACGGTGCCGCAAATCGCGCTCAACTGGCTGTTACAGCGCCCCACGGTAGCGACCGTCATCATCGGCGCGCGCGACGAACAACAACTACGTGACAACTTGGGCGCGGTGGGTTGGAACCTCACACCGGCCCAAGTCGCGAAGCTCGACGCGGCCAGCGCGGTGACACTCGCCTACCCCTACTGGCACCAGCGCGGGTTCGTCGAGCGTAACCCGTCGCCGGTCGGATAA
- a CDS encoding prenyltransferase/squalene oxidase repeat-containing protein produces the protein MTEAEPYLMRLTTRLLEGIERLPADQRERNTTYLLEAQNPDGGFSGREGGSDLYYTGFALRSLAVLQALNSDVCNKAANFLRTKMTGSAGVVDFFSLVVSCYLVPLGGGPDVLADAPTDWPERVASTLETFRSPDGGYGKTPGALYGSTYTSFLVTLCLQLLGRSNPEADRLAAFVKSRRRDDGGYVEISAMKRSGTNPTAAGVGLLQILGELDDTARAGTANFLAALPSPFEGGLRANDRIPAADLLSTFTGGWTLDQLGFANKLDWEAVQRYAEECERPIGGFRGGLWDEYTDVEYTFYGLGTLALAALMLE, from the coding sequence GTGACCGAAGCCGAGCCGTATCTGATGCGCCTCACGACCCGGCTGCTCGAAGGCATCGAGCGGTTGCCCGCGGACCAGCGCGAACGGAACACCACGTACCTGCTCGAAGCCCAGAACCCGGACGGCGGGTTCTCCGGGCGCGAGGGCGGGTCCGACCTCTACTACACCGGGTTCGCGCTGCGCTCGCTCGCGGTGCTTCAAGCGCTGAACTCAGACGTGTGCAATAAGGCCGCGAACTTCCTCCGCACGAAGATGACCGGCAGCGCGGGCGTGGTGGACTTCTTTTCGCTCGTCGTGAGTTGCTACCTGGTTCCGTTGGGCGGTGGTCCCGATGTACTGGCAGACGCGCCGACCGACTGGCCCGAGCGCGTGGCGTCCACACTCGAAACGTTCCGCTCGCCGGACGGCGGGTACGGCAAGACGCCCGGAGCACTGTACGGCAGCACCTACACCAGTTTCCTCGTTACGCTCTGTTTGCAACTCCTCGGCCGCTCCAATCCCGAAGCCGATCGGTTGGCCGCGTTCGTGAAATCGCGCCGGCGCGACGACGGCGGATACGTGGAAATTTCCGCGATGAAGCGGAGCGGGACGAACCCGACCGCCGCAGGTGTGGGACTACTTCAAATTCTCGGCGAACTCGACGACACCGCCCGCGCCGGCACCGCGAACTTCCTCGCGGCATTGCCATCGCCCTTTGAAGGCGGGCTGCGAGCGAACGACCGCATCCCCGCGGCGGACTTGCTCTCGACATTTACGGGCGGGTGGACGCTGGACCAACTCGGCTTCGCGAACAAACTCGATTGGGAAGCCGTTCAGCGCTACGCCGAGGAGTGCGAGCGGCCCATCGGCGGGTTCCGCGGTGGGTTGTGGGACGAATACACCGACGTGGAGTACACCTTCTACGGCCTTGGTACGCTCGCGCTCGCGGCCCTCATGCTGGAATGA
- a CDS encoding acyl-CoA thioesterase: MTPFRITRRVEFGDTDMAGIMHFSNFFRFMEVAETDFLRARGLSVSWIEDGVKWGFPRVSVTCDYQKPAKFSDVLTIAVSLEKLGKKSVSYRFDFTNQRGEPVAVGRMTSVYCRGTNSDQIESLEIPTAVREILERPL; encoded by the coding sequence ATGACCCCATTTCGCATCACGCGCCGCGTCGAGTTCGGGGACACCGACATGGCCGGCATTATGCACTTCTCGAACTTTTTCCGCTTCATGGAAGTGGCGGAGACGGACTTCCTTCGCGCGCGCGGCTTGTCCGTCAGTTGGATCGAGGACGGCGTGAAGTGGGGCTTCCCGCGCGTCTCGGTGACCTGTGACTACCAAAAGCCGGCGAAGTTTTCGGACGTGCTGACGATCGCGGTGAGTTTGGAGAAGCTCGGGAAGAAGTCCGTGAGCTACCGGTTCGATTTCACGAACCAGCGCGGCGAACCGGTCGCGGTCGGGCGCATGACCTCGGTGTATTGTCGGGGCACCAACTCGGACCAAATTGAGTCCCTGGAGATCCCGACCGCCGTGCGCGAGATCCTGGAGAGGCCACTGTGA
- a CDS encoding glycosyltransferase family 4 protein has protein sequence MRIAFITAGAAGMYCGSCMRDNTLVTALRRLGHDALLIPAYMPIKVDEPDASQQKVFFGGVNIYLEQKFWLFRHTPRFLDRLFNFRWLLKWVSRFAVRAKYSEQGELTISMLQGTHGKQSKEVEKLVEYLRDEKPDVVLFTNALLSGVIPAVKKALGVPVFVTLQGDDIFLDELSERERQRCFALIRENGRSVDGYISTSAYYADHMAEYIGIPRESIRVVRPGINLAGHGGAADARGTRPLTVGYFARICPEKGFHRAVEAFITLRQTPGAPAAKLKASGWMGENNRAYFDAQVKRLTSAGLIDDFEHVESPTHEDKVRFMRAIDVLCVPTVYREPKGLYVLEAWANGVPVVLPAHGTFPELIDSSGGGLLVAPDSIDALADGLRQILTDDELRTRAGRAGEAAVRERFTADVMARETVALLDQFISNQVPVTV, from the coding sequence ATGCGAATCGCGTTTATTACCGCCGGTGCTGCGGGCATGTACTGCGGCAGTTGCATGCGCGACAACACGCTCGTCACCGCACTCCGGCGCCTCGGGCACGACGCGCTGCTCATCCCCGCGTACATGCCCATCAAGGTGGACGAGCCTGATGCGTCGCAGCAAAAGGTGTTCTTCGGTGGCGTGAACATCTACCTCGAACAGAAGTTCTGGCTGTTCCGCCACACCCCGCGGTTCCTCGACCGGCTGTTCAACTTCCGCTGGCTGCTGAAGTGGGTATCGCGGTTCGCCGTGCGCGCGAAGTACAGCGAACAGGGCGAACTCACGATCTCGATGTTGCAGGGCACGCACGGGAAACAGTCCAAGGAAGTCGAGAAGCTGGTGGAGTACCTCCGGGACGAGAAGCCGGACGTGGTGCTGTTCACCAACGCGCTCCTCTCCGGCGTGATCCCCGCCGTGAAGAAGGCGCTCGGGGTGCCCGTGTTCGTCACGCTCCAGGGCGACGACATCTTCCTGGACGAGCTTTCCGAGCGCGAACGGCAGCGGTGCTTCGCGCTGATTCGCGAGAACGGGCGCTCCGTGGACGGGTACATCAGCACGAGCGCCTACTACGCCGATCACATGGCCGAATACATCGGCATACCGCGCGAGAGCATTCGCGTCGTCCGGCCCGGTATCAACCTCGCGGGCCACGGCGGAGCCGCGGACGCGCGCGGCACGCGCCCGCTCACGGTGGGGTACTTCGCCCGGATCTGCCCGGAGAAGGGCTTCCACCGCGCGGTCGAGGCGTTCATCACGTTGAGGCAAACTCCGGGCGCGCCGGCCGCGAAGCTCAAAGCCAGTGGGTGGATGGGAGAGAACAACCGGGCGTATTTCGACGCGCAGGTGAAGCGGCTCACGAGCGCGGGGCTAATCGATGATTTCGAGCACGTGGAAAGCCCGACGCACGAAGATAAAGTGCGCTTCATGCGAGCTATTGATGTGCTCTGCGTGCCCACCGTGTACCGCGAACCGAAGGGGCTGTACGTCCTCGAAGCGTGGGCGAACGGCGTGCCCGTCGTGCTGCCCGCACACGGCACGTTCCCGGAACTGATCGACTCCAGCGGCGGCGGGCTGCTCGTTGCGCCGGATTCCATCGACGCACTCGCTGATGGACTGCGACAAATACTAACCGACGACGAACTCCGCACTCGCGCCGGGCGCGCGGGCGAAGCCGCCGTGCGCGAGCGCTTCACCGCGGATGTGATGGCGCGCGAAACCGTCGCGTTGCTCGATCAGTTCATCTCTAATCAGGTACCGGTCACCGTATGA